The Coccidioides posadasii str. Silveira chromosome 2, complete sequence genomic interval GATATAGTGATGTTTAATGTTATCACTTGGCCATTATGCTCACGATTCAATTGCTTGTGCTAGGGCTACTACTCCTTTTGGAACGAGAACATTTCGTACGCCTTACGGGGATGTATTGTGATCGAGCTGGCTTTCCGTGGCCGGATCAGCATGCAAAAGGATTCTTCACGACGCCGCTTCCCGCTTGCTGATCGGGTCATTGAGGTTATTGACGACACATTGACTGGAGAAGTCTTGCTGGACGAGGCATTGAAAATGATGAAATCAAGCGAGAAGATGAGTGTTAGCTCATGGATTGATCTTATGAGTGGTACGGATATGCCCactctctctatatatatcttCTGTGAAGCAGTTATGTGCTAACTTAGCGTGTGTCTCAACAATCAGGCGAAACCTGGAATTTAATGAAAATCGGCTATCAGCTTAAACAAGTACGAGAAAGGCTTGCAAAGGGCCTTGTCGATAAAGGTGTCCTTCGCACTGAGAAACGAAACTTCCTGCTCTTCGATATGGCCACCCACCCTGTCGCCGACAGCGCTGCGAAGGACGATCTAAACAAGAGAGTTCGAAATATCTGTAGCAGCCGCACTGTCATCTTACCTCCAACTCAATTCCTTCCCAACGATGTTGAATTCAGATATTTGAGGACTATAGCTATGGTCTGCGCAGCTTACGCCGCTAATGTTCTTGAAAATTGCCTCGTTACGATGAACCATGATGCACGAGAAAGAGCATTTGCTCAGGTGGATGAATTACTTGCTGACTATTCGCAATGGCCGTTTTCATTAAGGACAGGTGGTACACAAGGAATAGGGGCGAATTTGGCTCAGGCAGTCAGAGAAGAGCTTGACAAAGCCAAAGATAGGGAGCTTCAATTAGAGGTTTGTCCCCCTTGGGTTACGTGTTTGGAAAAGTTCAATGCTTACTCTCCAACAGGTTGTGGCAGCATGCCTAAATGTGTTTACTCGTCTTGATTCCCTGCTCTGAGCGTGAAACTTTTACTCTAGATTTATGTGCCTGATACCTTTTTTGCCTTACCAGCACCTCGTACTTGTGTCTTGTATCTATCTCTGGGCCCATCTTTCTGTCCGTGGCCTACACTTACGACACGCCCGCCAAACCACCTACCATTCCGCATCAGAAACCAGAGATGAGACGGGTCGTCTGGTCCCGAATGCCGCTCTCGTCCTATAGCAGCCCTCTATCTAAATGTTCATCCGTCTAATAGGCCACAGTTAAAGCGATCCCTCTGAGAAATCATGGGAAATATGACACAAAGCTGATTATCTGGGCTTTTGTGTTGTCTATCCTGTTTCTATACTGGAGACTGCTCCTGAGACCGCATATGCTCTTCccgtttttcttttttttcctctttttttttttttttttttttttcttttcttttttttctttcctttttttcctcctctgCTTCTTCTATATAAGTTCTcgctcttcttttctctctaATCCTTGTTCGATTATTAGGGTAATTTTAAATTGCACTTTTGAATTTCCCTTTGCCATTATTCGTTCATCTATATTTTGTTTGATATGCTCTGAATTTGCCGGATTATTTCCCGGCATACCTTTCCGGATCCAAGAAAATGGAAGACTTCACTATGGATAGAGCGTGACATTAATGAACCTTTGCCATTataccttcttttttttctttttttttccctttcttttctggctTGCTTTCATTGTGAAGTGTCCGGCATGTCCATCTTACTGTTGGATCTCGCAAACGAAAAATCTACCAAAATGAAGAGTGAGAGGGTCTCTATGGTTGCGAACCTGCTCCTTGGGATTTCAGCACTACTTCCCTCGTAAAGCTAGAATGGACGGTATATATATTTTCACCACCTTATGTTTGTAAGGCTAATCATAATTAATATGCAGCACAACCCTTCCCCTAAGCTCCCCTGCTTCGACAAATGTCATAGCCTCCTTTGCTTCATGCAACTCAAATACTTTGTCAACATACGGCGTCAGCTCTCCCTTCTCGACGAGTTTCCCAATTATCCCTAGGTGTTTCCCGTTCGGTTCTATTGAAACGAATTGGCTGTGTGGGTGTTGGTTTTTTGACGCTTCCCTAACTTCGCTTTCCGCTCCCACTGTGGTTGTGATCGCACCATTTTTGCATATGATCTTCTCATCGTGGGCTTGTCTATGTGCCTTACCGCCAATGCAATCTAGGACGAGGTGTACAGGCGCCCAGCCTTTTTGAACCCATGCCTTAACAAGATCCGGATTTTCAGCACAGTCGATCACTTCATCAACATGGAActtgtctctcaaaaagGAGCTCTGCTGCTTAGAATTAGTAGTAGCAAAGATCCAGATGGACGCGCTAGGCAAAAGCGATTTTGACCTTAGC includes:
- a CDS encoding uncharacterized protein (BUSCO:338808at4751~EggNog:ENOG410PJ67~COG:U~BUSCO:9438at33183), producing MATQSGLTRRRGAGRSTGDASDGSRVTSPSPHNGSDNRVPETSFIGGENGHKIAFDPRDISESADKVKQPKLTLMEEVLLLGIKDKQGYYSFWNENISYALRGCIVIELAFRGRISMQKDSSRRRFPLADRVIEVIDDTLTGEVLLDEALKMMKSSEKMSVSSWIDLMSGETWNLMKIGYQLKQVRERLAKGLVDKGVLRTEKRNFLLFDMATHPVADSAAKDDLNKRVRNICSSRTVILPPTQFLPNDVEFRYLRTIAMVCAAYAANVLENCLVTMNHDARERAFAQVDELLADYSQWPFSLRTGGTQGIGANLAQAVREELDKAKDRELQLEVVAACLNVFTRLDSLL